The following coding sequences are from one Nicotiana tabacum cultivar K326 chromosome 1, ASM71507v2, whole genome shotgun sequence window:
- the LOC107793189 gene encoding uncharacterized protein LOC107793189 isoform X2 has translation MRGIGRGKRGRGGTSCGRKIFQGRGNFGATSQPHIQTGRVSDASVEMGQPSNPNQGTLQIGRVSTNSLQIPSLETQSSQNVAEPVHCSPEAENCAISSSNKKIGRGRGKYKSKSLEVVSERNKRNRENQIIKHTCGTKSFAEVEESTRNPITGELDTPDKVWEIQHTRKDDRGELVWLDSQSQQIHGQLQEVVAQQQSEDIKHPMTRDEILSSVVGERTGYVRGKGYRKNPPKKSNIQHANIEARVSSAIDIVRQEMQAEMDRKLQEEREQMAAELRRNMEIELEKKLEEECQHANEERQHANAETDKRISLEVEKKMHEQFASFLTRMQHQQGQGT, from the exons ATGAGAGGAATTGGACGAGGAAAACGTGGGAGAGGCGGGACGAGCTGTGGTCGTAAAATTTTTCAAGGACGTGGCAATTTTGGAGCGACGTCTCAGCCACACATACAGACCGGACGTGTATCTGATGCATCTGTAGAGATGGGACAACCAAGTAACCCGAATCAAGGAACTTTACAGATCGGACGAGTATCTACTAACTCTCTCCAAATACCTTCTTTAGAAACACAATCATCACAAAATGTAGCAGAACCTGTGCATTGCTCTCCAGAGGCTGAAAATTGTGCAA TTTCTTCCAGTaataaaaaaataggaagaggaagaggaaaatACAAATCTAAAAGTTTAGAG GTTGTAAGTGAGAGGAACAAAagaaatagagaaaatcaaataattaagcataCTTGTGGTACAAAGTCTTTTGCAGAAGTAGAGGAATCTAcg AGAAATCCTATTACTGGAGAATTGGACACACCAGATAAAGTTTGGGAGATCCAACATACACGCAAGGATGATAGAGGCGAACTGGTGTGGTTGGATTCACAATCCCAACAAATTCAT GGTCAACTCCAGGAAGTTGTCGCTCAGCAACAATCTGAGGATATCAAGCATCCCATGACTAGAGATGAGATTTTATCCTCCGTTGTTGGTGAGAGAACAGGCTATGTTCGTGGAAAAGGATACAGAAAGAATCCTCCTAAAAAGAGTAACATTCAGCATGCAAACATAGAGGCCAGAGTGTCTTCTGCTATTGATATTGTGCGTCAAGAGATGCAAGCCGAGATGGATAGGAAGTTGCAAGAAGAACGTGAACAAATGGCTGCTGAGTTGCGAAGAAATATGGAAATTGAGTTGGAAAAGAAATTGGAAGAGGAGTGTCAACACGCAAATGAGGAGCGTCAACACGCAAATGCAGAAACAGACAAGAGGATCTCTCTAGAAGTGGAGAAGAAGATGCATGAACAATTTGCTAGTTTCTTGACCAGAATGCAACACCAACAG GGACAGGGCACTTAG
- the LOC107793189 gene encoding uncharacterized protein LOC107793189 isoform X1, whose translation MRGIGRGKRGRGGTSCGRKIFQGRGNFGATSQPHIQTGRVSDASVEMGQPSNPNQGTLQIGRVSTNSLQIPSLETQSSQNVAEPVHCSPEAENCAISSSNKKIGRGRGKYKSKSLEVVSERNKRNRENQIIKHTCGTKSFAEVEESTRNPITGELDTPDKVWEIQHTRKDDRGELVWLDSQSQQIHGQLQEVVAQQQSEDIKHPMTRDEILSSVVGERTGYVRGKGYRKNPPKKSNIQHANIEARVSSAIDIVRQEMQAEMDRKLQEEREQMAAELRRNMEIELEKKLEEECQHANEERQHANAETDKRISLEVEKKMHEQFASFLTRMQHQQKGQGT comes from the exons ATGAGAGGAATTGGACGAGGAAAACGTGGGAGAGGCGGGACGAGCTGTGGTCGTAAAATTTTTCAAGGACGTGGCAATTTTGGAGCGACGTCTCAGCCACACATACAGACCGGACGTGTATCTGATGCATCTGTAGAGATGGGACAACCAAGTAACCCGAATCAAGGAACTTTACAGATCGGACGAGTATCTACTAACTCTCTCCAAATACCTTCTTTAGAAACACAATCATCACAAAATGTAGCAGAACCTGTGCATTGCTCTCCAGAGGCTGAAAATTGTGCAA TTTCTTCCAGTaataaaaaaataggaagaggaagaggaaaatACAAATCTAAAAGTTTAGAG GTTGTAAGTGAGAGGAACAAAagaaatagagaaaatcaaataattaagcataCTTGTGGTACAAAGTCTTTTGCAGAAGTAGAGGAATCTAcg AGAAATCCTATTACTGGAGAATTGGACACACCAGATAAAGTTTGGGAGATCCAACATACACGCAAGGATGATAGAGGCGAACTGGTGTGGTTGGATTCACAATCCCAACAAATTCAT GGTCAACTCCAGGAAGTTGTCGCTCAGCAACAATCTGAGGATATCAAGCATCCCATGACTAGAGATGAGATTTTATCCTCCGTTGTTGGTGAGAGAACAGGCTATGTTCGTGGAAAAGGATACAGAAAGAATCCTCCTAAAAAGAGTAACATTCAGCATGCAAACATAGAGGCCAGAGTGTCTTCTGCTATTGATATTGTGCGTCAAGAGATGCAAGCCGAGATGGATAGGAAGTTGCAAGAAGAACGTGAACAAATGGCTGCTGAGTTGCGAAGAAATATGGAAATTGAGTTGGAAAAGAAATTGGAAGAGGAGTGTCAACACGCAAATGAGGAGCGTCAACACGCAAATGCAGAAACAGACAAGAGGATCTCTCTAGAAGTGGAGAAGAAGATGCATGAACAATTTGCTAGTTTCTTGACCAGAATGCAACACCAACAG AAGGGACAGGGCACTTAG
- the LOC107793189 gene encoding uncharacterized protein LOC107793189 isoform X3 → MRGIGRGKRGRGGTSCGRKIFQGRGNFGATSQPHIQTGRVSDASVEMGQPSNPNQGTLQIGRVVSERNKRNRENQIIKHTCGTKSFAEVEESTRNPITGELDTPDKVWEIQHTRKDDRGELVWLDSQSQQIHGQLQEVVAQQQSEDIKHPMTRDEILSSVVGERTGYVRGKGYRKNPPKKSNIQHANIEARVSSAIDIVRQEMQAEMDRKLQEEREQMAAELRRNMEIELEKKLEEECQHANEERQHANAETDKRISLEVEKKMHEQFASFLTRMQHQQKGQGT, encoded by the exons ATGAGAGGAATTGGACGAGGAAAACGTGGGAGAGGCGGGACGAGCTGTGGTCGTAAAATTTTTCAAGGACGTGGCAATTTTGGAGCGACGTCTCAGCCACACATACAGACCGGACGTGTATCTGATGCATCTGTAGAGATGGGACAACCAAGTAACCCGAATCAAGGAACTTTACAGATCGGACGA GTTGTAAGTGAGAGGAACAAAagaaatagagaaaatcaaataattaagcataCTTGTGGTACAAAGTCTTTTGCAGAAGTAGAGGAATCTAcg AGAAATCCTATTACTGGAGAATTGGACACACCAGATAAAGTTTGGGAGATCCAACATACACGCAAGGATGATAGAGGCGAACTGGTGTGGTTGGATTCACAATCCCAACAAATTCAT GGTCAACTCCAGGAAGTTGTCGCTCAGCAACAATCTGAGGATATCAAGCATCCCATGACTAGAGATGAGATTTTATCCTCCGTTGTTGGTGAGAGAACAGGCTATGTTCGTGGAAAAGGATACAGAAAGAATCCTCCTAAAAAGAGTAACATTCAGCATGCAAACATAGAGGCCAGAGTGTCTTCTGCTATTGATATTGTGCGTCAAGAGATGCAAGCCGAGATGGATAGGAAGTTGCAAGAAGAACGTGAACAAATGGCTGCTGAGTTGCGAAGAAATATGGAAATTGAGTTGGAAAAGAAATTGGAAGAGGAGTGTCAACACGCAAATGAGGAGCGTCAACACGCAAATGCAGAAACAGACAAGAGGATCTCTCTAGAAGTGGAGAAGAAGATGCATGAACAATTTGCTAGTTTCTTGACCAGAATGCAACACCAACAG AAGGGACAGGGCACTTAG
- the LOC107793188 gene encoding uncharacterized protein LOC107793188 — MLRHNLDVMHIERNVSDNILSTVMNMVGKTKDTLKSRYDLMDLGIRQRLHPIVDGNNILLPAACYALSAEEKLKVCNFLANLKVPDAFSSNISRCVNVQEKKIHGLKCHDHHVLLQDIFLVAIRGLLPKKVCDPIIALGKFFKNIYSKCLTIEDLDILEAKIPVILTKLQLVFPPAFFDVMVHLPSEAKLGGPAQYRNMYPIERYLRTLKSYVRNKNRPEGSIAEGYLTEESLTFCSRYLKNISTKFNKPTRNDDVSVSNDEMYIFKKSGQTKGASDGIRLSHDEFKQACMYVLQNYEEVSHFMEEYTSKIESQSSMRAHKNGFLDWFRARIFVLSPQGRTNDELISLAVGPAPLVHRYSTFVVNVFRFHTKELALRRKTQNSGVLVRVDDLDSNKEYYGVLEDIYELSYVGNRKVYLFKCHWRDAARLVRGYKIDKYGFTSVNIRCALNTNEPFVLASQSEQAFYLDDMVDND, encoded by the exons atGTTACGACATAACCTTGATGTGATGCACATAGAAAGAAATGTGTCCGATAATATTTTATCAACTGTCATGAATATGGTTGGTAAGACAAAAGACACATTGAAAAGTAGATATGACTTGATGGATCTTGGAATCAGACAAAGGTTGCATCCTATTGTGGATGGGAATAATATTTTGTTACCGGCAGCATGCTATGCATTATCCGCGGAAGAGAAGTTGAAGGTGTGCAATTTCTTAGCTAATCTGAAGGTTCCTGATGCATTTTCCTCAAACATTTCAAGGTGTGTCAACGTACAAGAGAAAAAGATACATGGATTGAAATGTCACGATCATCATGTATTGTTGCAAGACATTTTTCTAGTAGCTATACGTGGTTTGCTACCCAAGAAAGTGTGTGATCCAATTATAGCCTTAGGaaagtttttcaaaaatatatactCTAAGTGCTTGACGATTGAAGATCTTGATATCCTAGAGGCAAAAATTCCTGTTATTTTGACCAAACTTCAACTTGTTTTCCCTCCGGCTTTCTTTGATGTCATGGTTCATTTGCCAAGTGAGGCAAAGCTTGGTGGACCAGCTCAATATCGGAATATGTATCCTATTGAGAg GTATCTACGAACACTTAAGTCATATGTTCGCAACAAAAATCGTCCAGAAGGTTCAATTGCAGAAGGTTATTTGACAGAGGAAAGCCTCACATTTTGCTCACGATACTTGAAGAATATCTCAACAAAGTTCAATAAACCAACTAGGAATGACGATGTATCTGTGTCAAATGATGAGATGTATATCTTTAAAAAAAGTGGGCAAACAAAGGGTGCCTCAGACGGCATCAGGCTATCTCATGATGAGTTTAAACAAGCATGTATGTATGTGCTTCAAAATTATGAAGAGGTTTCACATTTCATGGA GGAATATACAAGCAAGATTGAAAGCCAAAGTTCAATGAGAGCTCATAAAAATGGGTTTCTTGATTGGTTTCGTGCACGT ATATTTGTACTATCTCCACAAGGACGCACAAATGATGAGCTCATAAGCTTAGCCGTCGGTCCTGCACCATTAGTACATCGATATTCAACATTTGTGGTGAATGTATTTAGATTCCATACAAAAGAGCTTGCATTGAGAAGAAAAACGCAGAATAGTGGTGTCCTTGTGAGAGTAGATGATTTAGACTCTAATAAGGAGTATTATGGTGTATTAGAGGACATTTATGAGTTATCTTATGTGGGAAACAGAAAAGTTTACTTATTCAAGTGTCATTGGAGGGATGCGGCTCGCTTGGTAAGAGGATATAAGATTGACAAATATGGCTTCACAAGTGTGAATATTCGGTGTGCATTGAATACAAATGAGCCATTTGTGTTGGCATCTCAGTCAGAACAAGCCTTTTACTTGGACGACATGGTCGATAATGATTGA